A genomic segment from Streptosporangium roseum DSM 43021 encodes:
- a CDS encoding acyl-CoA thioesterase — MNEALKELLDLLDLEQIELDIFRGRSPEERIQRVFGGQVAAQALVAAGRTVPPERYVHSLHAYFIRPGDPAIPIVYNVERVRDGRSFTTRRISAIQHGKVIFTMSASFHVMETGVEHQAAVMPDVVAPESLPMFQDRMLEVVGEDSPWREWLARPRPVDARYVTPLTWEAHRDPELRGSETNVWFRYDAELPDDPLLHVVLAAYASDFTLVDTVLLTHGLAWGASNVAGASLDHAMWFHRPFRVDDWMMYAQESPWSGAARGLARGEMFTRSGELAVSVVQEAMIRVS; from the coding sequence GTGAACGAGGCGCTCAAGGAGCTGCTGGACCTGCTCGACCTGGAGCAGATCGAGCTTGACATCTTCCGGGGCCGTAGCCCCGAGGAGCGCATCCAGCGGGTGTTCGGCGGCCAGGTGGCCGCCCAGGCGCTGGTGGCGGCCGGCCGGACGGTGCCGCCGGAGCGTTACGTCCACTCGCTGCACGCCTATTTCATCCGGCCCGGCGACCCGGCGATCCCGATCGTCTACAACGTCGAGCGGGTCCGCGACGGCCGCTCCTTCACCACCCGCCGGATCTCGGCCATCCAGCACGGCAAGGTGATATTCACCATGTCGGCCTCCTTCCACGTCATGGAGACCGGTGTCGAGCACCAGGCCGCCGTCATGCCGGACGTGGTCGCGCCGGAGAGCCTGCCCATGTTCCAGGATCGGATGCTGGAGGTCGTGGGGGAGGACTCGCCGTGGCGGGAGTGGCTGGCCAGGCCGCGCCCGGTGGACGCCAGGTATGTGACCCCCCTGACGTGGGAGGCCCACCGCGACCCGGAGCTGCGCGGCTCGGAGACGAACGTGTGGTTCCGCTACGACGCCGAGCTGCCCGACGACCCGCTGCTGCACGTGGTGCTCGCCGCCTACGCCTCGGACTTCACCCTGGTGGACACCGTGCTGCTCACCCACGGCCTGGCCTGGGGCGCCTCCAACGTCGCCGGGGCCTCGCTCGACCACGCGATGTGGTTCCACCGCCCCTTCCGGGTGGACGACTGGATGATGTACGCCCAGGAGTCGCCGTGGTCGGGGGCGGCACGCGGGCTGGCCAGAGGCGAGATGTTCACCCGCTCCGGTGAACTGGCGGTGTCGGTGGTGCAGGAGGCCATGATCCGCGTGAGTTAG
- a CDS encoding ATP-dependent DNA helicase UvrD2, giving the protein MEPDDVLAGLDPEQREVAQAVRGPVCVLAGAGTGKTRAITHRIAHAVRSGVVDAQSVLAVTFTTRAAGELRQRLRQLGTPGVQARTFHAAALRQLTYFWPRVIGGDPPRVIESKLPLLIDACRSVRKNPDRSELRDIASEIEWAKVTQVGPEDYAEAARKAGRTPPVPAEEVFRLYDAYETLRRDRHLVDFETILELTAAVMTEHREVAAQIRQQYRYFVVDEYQDVNPLQKLLLDTWLGGRDDLCVVGDPNQTIYSFTGATPRYLTGFSVEHPDAAVIKLVRDYRSTPQVVSLANRVLDRARTPHKLALIAQRPDGPEPVFAEYDDEPAEAEGVARAVKKLADGGVPTREIAVLFRVNAQSEVYEQAFAKAGVPYLLRGADRFFERPEVRQAVVLLRGAARSAADDDELAPTVHHILAGIGLTPEAPGGGKAREKWESLRALADLAEDLAAEGGDLPAFVAELERRASEQHAPPVEGVTLASLHAAKGLEWDAVFLVGVTDGMMPIIYAETPDQIEEERRLLYVGITRARAHLALSWALARSPGGRRSRRPSRFLDGLTGRPAAQSRASSPAPKDRRAVAAPVSCRVCAKTLVAAAEQKLGRCAGCPADYDEALLERLKAWRTGVAKETKVPTYVIFTDVTLQAIAERSPTSEQDLLAITGIGRVKLERYGEAVFALCRAAQDQTEDA; this is encoded by the coding sequence GTGGAGCCCGACGACGTTCTGGCGGGGCTGGATCCCGAGCAGCGTGAGGTGGCGCAGGCCGTCCGAGGCCCGGTCTGCGTGCTCGCGGGAGCGGGCACCGGCAAGACGCGGGCGATCACCCACCGCATCGCGCACGCCGTGCGCAGCGGGGTGGTCGACGCCCAGAGCGTGCTGGCCGTGACATTCACCACACGCGCGGCGGGCGAGCTCAGGCAGCGCCTGCGGCAGCTCGGCACCCCGGGGGTGCAGGCACGCACCTTCCACGCCGCCGCGCTGCGCCAGCTCACCTACTTCTGGCCGCGCGTCATCGGCGGCGACCCGCCCAGGGTGATCGAGTCGAAGCTCCCGCTGCTGATCGACGCCTGCCGTTCCGTCCGGAAGAACCCCGACCGCTCCGAGCTGCGGGACATCGCCTCCGAGATCGAGTGGGCCAAGGTCACCCAGGTCGGCCCGGAGGACTACGCCGAGGCCGCCAGGAAAGCCGGCCGGACCCCGCCGGTCCCGGCCGAAGAGGTCTTCCGACTCTACGACGCCTACGAGACGCTCCGCCGCGACCGGCACCTGGTCGACTTCGAGACCATCCTCGAACTCACCGCCGCCGTGATGACCGAGCACCGCGAGGTGGCCGCCCAGATCCGCCAGCAGTACCGCTACTTCGTCGTGGACGAGTACCAGGACGTCAACCCCCTGCAGAAGCTGCTGCTCGACACCTGGCTCGGCGGCCGCGACGACCTGTGCGTGGTCGGTGACCCCAACCAGACCATCTACTCCTTCACCGGGGCCACCCCCCGCTACCTGACCGGCTTCTCGGTCGAGCATCCCGACGCCGCCGTGATCAAGCTCGTCCGCGACTACCGCTCCACTCCCCAGGTCGTCTCCCTGGCCAACCGGGTGCTCGACAGGGCCAGGACCCCGCACAAGCTCGCCCTGATCGCCCAGCGCCCCGACGGCCCCGAGCCCGTCTTCGCCGAGTACGACGACGAGCCCGCCGAGGCCGAGGGGGTGGCCCGCGCGGTGAAGAAGCTCGCCGACGGCGGGGTGCCGACCCGCGAGATCGCCGTGCTGTTCCGGGTCAACGCCCAGTCCGAGGTCTACGAGCAGGCCTTCGCCAAGGCGGGCGTCCCCTACCTGCTGCGCGGCGCCGACCGCTTCTTCGAGCGCCCCGAGGTCCGCCAGGCCGTCGTGCTGCTGCGCGGCGCCGCCCGCTCCGCGGCGGACGACGACGAGCTGGCCCCGACCGTCCACCACATCCTCGCCGGCATCGGCCTGACCCCCGAGGCACCCGGCGGCGGCAAGGCCCGCGAGAAGTGGGAGTCGCTGCGGGCCCTGGCCGACCTCGCCGAGGACCTCGCCGCCGAGGGCGGGGACCTGCCCGCCTTCGTGGCGGAGCTGGAGCGCCGGGCCAGCGAGCAGCACGCGCCGCCGGTCGAGGGCGTGACGCTGGCCTCGCTGCACGCCGCCAAGGGCCTGGAGTGGGACGCGGTCTTCCTGGTCGGCGTCACGGACGGCATGATGCCGATCATCTACGCCGAGACGCCCGACCAGATCGAGGAGGAGCGCCGTCTCCTCTACGTCGGCATCACCCGGGCCCGCGCCCATCTGGCGCTGTCGTGGGCGCTGGCGCGCTCGCCGGGCGGACGCCGTTCCAGGAGGCCCTCCCGTTTCCTCGACGGTCTCACGGGCCGTCCGGCCGCGCAGAGCCGCGCCTCGTCGCCCGCCCCCAAGGACCGCCGGGCCGTCGCCGCGCCGGTGAGCTGCCGCGTCTGCGCCAAGACCCTCGTCGCCGCCGCCGAGCAGAAGCTCGGCAGGTGCGCCGGCTGCCCGGCCGACTACGATGAGGCCCTGCTGGAGCGTCTGAAGGCCTGGCGCACCGGCGTCGCGAAGGAGACCAAGGTCCCGACCTACGTGATCTTCACGGACGTCACCCTGCAGGCGATCGCGGAGCGGTCGCCGACCTCCGAACAGGACCTGCTGGCGATCACCGGAATCGGACGGGTCAAACTGGAGCGGTACGGCGAGGCGGTGTTCGCCCTCTGCCGTGCTGCCCAAGATCAGACGGAGGACGCGTGA